The Lewinellaceae bacterium genome includes a region encoding these proteins:
- a CDS encoding heavy-metal-associated domain-containing protein, which yields MNELKFKTNINCTGCLSKVTPVLDNENQIEAWAVDLASIDRILTVQSTGLTAGEIKNTVQKAGFNAELIEL from the coding sequence ATGAATGAATTAAAATTTAAAACGAACATAAATTGTACAGGATGTTTATCAAAAGTGACTCCTGTTTTAGATAATGAGAATCAAATTGAAGCATGGGCAGTCGACTTGGCCAGTATTGATAGAATATTGACTGTTCAATCCACTGGTTTAACTGCTGGAGAAATCAAAAATACTGTCCAAAAAGCAGGATTCAATGCAGAGCTTATAGAGTTATAG